In the Candidatus Woesearchaeota archaeon genome, one interval contains:
- the ald gene encoding alanine dehydrogenase, giving the protein MRIGVIKEIKDNENRVGLSPEGAARLVAENHEVLVQGSAGEGSGFSDEDYEKAGARIATADEAWSSDIIVKVKEPMNSEYKFFRDGLVIYTYFHLAGVDHGLSNHLLEKKVTAVAYETVEDHNGKLPLLAPMSSVAGRVAVQTAAYYLAKFNNGSGKLIGGVPGVDPATVVIIGGGVVGYNAAQIAIGMGAETILLDVSDEKLYHLKHSLQGKPHILISNRHNISEAVKKADILVGAVLLAGAKAPFLVTEEMVKSMRPGSVIVDVAIDQGGCIETMKPTSHSHPVFMKHGVIHYGVTNMPGAFPRTATQALTHATLPYLLKIAKHGLAETARHDPGFAKGINTYRGYFTCKPVAESLGQMDKFMELKDLLE; this is encoded by the coding sequence ATGAGAATCGGCGTAATAAAGGAAATCAAGGACAATGAGAACAGGGTAGGCCTGTCTCCCGAGGGAGCAGCCAGGCTTGTTGCAGAAAATCATGAAGTCCTTGTCCAAGGAAGCGCTGGCGAGGGAAGCGGCTTCTCCGATGAGGATTACGAAAAGGCAGGCGCCAGGATTGCCACAGCTGACGAAGCCTGGTCTTCGGACATTATTGTCAAGGTAAAGGAGCCGATGAATTCGGAATACAAATTTTTCAGGGATGGGCTTGTAATCTACACCTATTTCCATCTTGCGGGCGTTGACCATGGGCTGAGCAACCACCTGCTCGAAAAAAAAGTCACAGCTGTTGCCTATGAGACTGTTGAAGACCACAATGGAAAATTGCCGCTGCTGGCCCCAATGAGCTCAGTCGCTGGCAGGGTCGCTGTCCAGACTGCCGCATACTATCTTGCAAAATTCAACAATGGCTCAGGAAAGCTGATTGGCGGAGTCCCTGGCGTAGACCCTGCGACTGTTGTCATAATTGGAGGCGGCGTTGTTGGCTATAATGCCGCACAAATCGCCATTGGCATGGGCGCTGAAACAATCCTGCTCGATGTCAGTGATGAAAAACTGTATCACCTGAAGCATTCACTGCAAGGCAAGCCGCACATCCTCATCTCCAACAGGCATAACATTTCAGAGGCTGTGAAAAAGGCTGACATCCTGGTTGGGGCGGTTTTGCTTGCTGGCGCAAAGGCTCCGTTCCTGGTGACCGAGGAAATGGTCAAGTCCATGCGGCCAGGCAGTGTTATTGTCGATGTCGCAATTGACCAGGGCGGGTGCATCGAGACAATGAAGCCAACAAGCCACAGCCACCCTGTTTTCATGAAGCATGGCGTCATACACTATGGCGTCACAAACATGCCTGGCGCATTTCCAAGGACTGCGACACAGGCACTGACACATGCAACCTTGCCTTATCTTCTCAAGATAGCCAAGCACGGCCTTGCGGAAACAGCAAGGCATGACCCCGGGTTTGCAAAAGGCATAAACACTTACCGGGGCTATTTTACTTGCAAGCCTGTGGCTGAATCCCTGGGGCAAATGGACAAATTTATGGAGCTCAAGGACTTGCTGGAATAA
- a CDS encoding tRNA (N(6)-L-threonylcarbamoyladenosine(37)-C(2))-methylthiotransferase, with the protein MKSVYIKTFGCSANLAESEIMAGILAESGNSIASRETESDVILVNVCTVKGEKKALAEISRVSRDNPGKKIVVGGCVTKAMVPKIGQISPDTSIINTDNIKNVAQAVESPAYLEIMDRKKEIKVSLPKIRHKSIISIIPISQGCTSFCTYCSTKLVKGNIFSYPLEKILLEARQSVEEGCKEIWLTSQDNGDYGFEWDKKSHLPELINRIAEIPGDFFVRVGMTNPIGVMKCADELVEAFKSEKVYKFIHIPVQAGNNDVLRRMARRYKVEDYVELVEKFRKAIPDITLSTDIICGFPGETRGQFNDTLELVRQTRPDIVNIARFVARDGTSAFRMEGQVHGNEKKARTTELTRLFRRIARENNNRWIGWKGEILVDSIGKNNDLVGRNYAYRQIIIKKHDSFKMGSRIKVRIVGASTFYLIGEMA; encoded by the coding sequence ATGAAATCAGTCTATATCAAGACATTTGGATGCTCGGCAAACCTGGCAGAAAGCGAGATAATGGCCGGCATACTGGCAGAGTCGGGAAACAGCATAGCCAGCCGCGAAACCGAATCAGATGTGATCCTGGTAAATGTCTGCACAGTCAAGGGTGAAAAAAAGGCCTTGGCTGAAATAAGCAGGGTGAGCAGGGATAACCCGGGAAAGAAGATTGTGGTCGGCGGGTGCGTCACAAAAGCCATGGTGCCGAAGATTGGGCAAATAAGCCCGGATACATCGATAATCAACACTGACAATATCAAAAATGTTGCTCAGGCAGTGGAAAGCCCGGCTTACCTTGAGATAATGGACAGGAAGAAAGAGATTAAGGTGAGTCTGCCAAAAATCAGGCACAAATCCATAATCAGCATTATTCCAATAAGCCAGGGCTGCACCTCATTCTGCACATACTGCTCAACCAAGCTTGTGAAAGGCAATATCTTCTCCTATCCCCTGGAAAAAATCCTGCTGGAAGCCAGGCAAAGCGTTGAAGAAGGATGCAAGGAAATCTGGCTGACGAGCCAGGACAATGGGGACTATGGGTTTGAATGGGACAAAAAAAGCCATTTGCCCGAGCTGATAAACCGCATTGCTGAAATTCCCGGTGATTTTTTTGTCAGGGTGGGCATGACCAATCCAATCGGCGTAATGAAGTGCGCTGATGAGCTTGTTGAAGCCTTCAAGTCTGAAAAGGTGTACAAATTCATACACATTCCAGTGCAGGCGGGAAACAATGACGTGCTTAGGAGGATGGCGCGAAGGTACAAAGTCGAGGATTATGTGGAGTTGGTTGAAAAATTCAGGAAAGCAATCCCGGACATTACCTTGAGCACTGACATCATATGCGGCTTTCCCGGGGAAACGAGGGGACAGTTCAATGATACTCTGGAACTGGTGCGCCAGACAAGGCCGGATATTGTGAATATTGCAAGATTTGTTGCAAGGGATGGCACATCTGCCTTCAGGATGGAAGGGCAGGTGCACGGCAATGAAAAGAAAGCCAGGACAACAGAGCTGACAAGGCTGTTCAGGAGGATTGCGCGGGAAAACAACAACCGATGGATTGGATGGAAAGGTGAGATTCTTGTTGACAGCATCGGGAAAAACAATGACCTTGTGGGAAGAAATTATGCTTACAGGCAAATCATAATCAAGAAGCATGATAGTTTCAAGATGGGCAGCAGGATTAAAGTCAGGATTGTTGGGGCTTCTACCTTTTATCTTATCGGAGAAATGGCCTGA